In Candidatus Epulonipiscium viviparus, one DNA window encodes the following:
- a CDS encoding DegV family protein, protein MAEIVLFSDSSCDLFPNIIKEYPINLIPFYVSFESEIYLKANEEISLQEFYKKLRVPHTFPKTSLPSINDYCEHFRPVLAAGNAVICLCLSSKFSGSYAAAVNAKDILLDEFPNAKIEIIDSEAATGQQGLIVLETAMMIKDGLSFEEVARVAKLIRADSRIFFYVDTLEYLEKGGRIGKVSAFLGGMLNIKPVICLKEGELFPIAKVRGKKKAAEKVAASLAEYIAGREDQFNYAIAHADAAEDLRHLEDIILNKLNIPLMYDDMEIGTTIGVYTGPDVCGTACVPKYQQYLKH, encoded by the coding sequence ATGGCAGAAATTGTACTATTTAGCGACAGTTCATGTGATTTATTTCCAAATATTATCAAGGAATATCCTATAAATCTTATTCCCTTTTATGTTAGTTTCGAAAGCGAAATATATTTAAAAGCAAATGAAGAAATTTCACTACAAGAATTTTATAAAAAGCTTCGCGTTCCACACACTTTTCCAAAAACTTCTCTTCCTTCTATCAACGACTATTGCGAACACTTTAGACCAGTATTAGCGGCTGGAAATGCTGTAATATGTTTATGTCTTTCTAGTAAATTTAGCGGTTCTTATGCAGCTGCAGTGAATGCCAAAGACATTTTGCTAGACGAATTTCCTAATGCCAAAATAGAGATAATCGACTCCGAAGCTGCCACAGGACAACAGGGCTTGATCGTCTTAGAGACCGCAATGATGATTAAAGACGGTCTCAGCTTTGAGGAAGTTGCTCGCGTTGCCAAATTAATACGCGCAGATTCTCGTATCTTTTTTTATGTAGACACTTTAGAATATTTAGAAAAAGGCGGACGCATTGGCAAGGTTTCAGCTTTTCTTGGAGGAATGTTAAATATCAAACCTGTCATTTGCCTCAAAGAAGGAGAGTTATTTCCGATTGCCAAAGTTCGTGGCAAAAAAAAGGCAGCCGAAAAAGTAGCTGCTAGCCTCGCCGAATATATTGCCGGGCGCGAGGACCAATTTAACTATGCAATTGCGCATGCTGATGCGGCAGAAGATTTAAGGCATCTAGAAGATATCATATTAAATAAGCTCAATATACCACTTATGTATGATGATATGGAAATCGGAACTACAATAGGAGTCTATACCGGTCCTGATGTTTGCGGAACCGCTTGTGTGCCAAAGTATCAGCAATATCTTAAACACTAA
- a CDS encoding metal-dependent transcriptional regulator encodes MISISLQAYLVEIYKMKEENIEISCLKIAKKMNIPIKKSIQAAQRLHYQNYIQYTTYQPIQITPRGEQIARYIISKDRLLYNFLDILQITQNIELEKESMQQCFSDSALNQIEQFVLFINQYPEITNYYKLFLNEQSKMSILEKIPSEDI; translated from the coding sequence ATGATATCAATCAGTTTGCAAGCGTATTTGGTAGAAATCTATAAAATGAAAGAAGAGAACATAGAAATTAGTTGTTTGAAGATTGCTAAAAAGATGAATATACCTATTAAAAAATCAATACAGGCAGCCCAGAGGTTGCATTATCAAAACTATATACAATATACAACATATCAACCAATACAAATTACGCCGCGAGGCGAGCAAATAGCGAGATACATTATTTCAAAAGATCGATTGCTATATAATTTTTTAGATATTCTACAAATAACACAAAATATTGAATTAGAAAAAGAGTCCATGCAGCAATGTTTCAGCGATAGTGCTCTAAATCAAATAGAGCAGTTTGTATTATTCATAAATCAATATCCAGAAATTACTAATTATTATAAACTTTTTCTAAATGAGCAAAGTAAAATGTCAATTTTAGAAAAAATTCCTTCAGAAGATATATAA
- the smpB gene encoding SsrA-binding protein SmpB has protein sequence MGKTGAYKLIAQNKKAYHDYFIDETYEAGMVLVGTEVKSIRCGSGSIKESFIRIQNGEAFVFNMHINPYEKGNIFNKEPLRTRKLLLHKKQITKLLGAISTKGMTIVPLKVYIKDSLVKMEIGLARGKKLHDKRQDIAKKDVRRQNERDFKIKNL, from the coding sequence ATGGGAAAAACAGGTGCGTACAAGTTGATAGCACAGAATAAAAAAGCTTACCACGATTATTTTATTGACGAGACATATGAAGCAGGAATGGTTCTTGTCGGTACAGAAGTCAAATCAATTAGGTGTGGAAGTGGATCTATTAAAGAGAGCTTTATTCGCATTCAAAACGGCGAAGCATTTGTCTTTAACATGCACATCAATCCATACGAAAAAGGCAATATTTTTAACAAGGAGCCTCTTAGAACTAGAAAACTTTTGCTTCATAAAAAGCAGATAACTAAGCTACTCGGCGCTATTTCCACTAAGGGAATGACAATTGTTCCGCTGAAGGTTTATATAAAAGATAGTTTGGTTAAGATGGAAATTGGTTTAGCAAGAGGTAAGAAACTTCATGATAAGAGACAAGATATTGCCAAAAAAGATGTTCGTCGTCAAAATGAACGAGATTTTAAGATTAAAAATCTCTAG
- a CDS encoding L-ribulose-5-phosphate 4-epimerase, translating to MLEKLKEEVYQANMDLPKYGLVTFTWGNVSGIDRASGYFVIKPSGVAYDDLTPADMVVVDLDGNTVEGKYNPSSDTLTHVELYKRYPEIGGIVHTHSRMAVAWAAAGRNIPNYNTTHSDYFYGDILCSRSLTQEEIESAYEKNTGLVIIETLDNFNVNPMHNPGILCTNHGPFSWGKDAHEAVHNSVVLEEVAAMAFNAEFLNQSIQPAPSYIVNKHFMRKHGPNAYYGQK from the coding sequence ATGTTAGAAAAATTGAAAGAAGAAGTATATCAGGCAAATATGGATTTACCAAAATATGGTTTAGTCACCTTTACTTGGGGCAATGTTTCTGGAATCGACCGCGCAAGTGGATACTTCGTGATCAAACCATCTGGTGTTGCATATGACGATTTGACACCAGCAGATATGGTTGTTGTAGATTTAGACGGAAATACGGTGGAAGGCAAATACAATCCATCATCCGATACGCTAACGCACGTTGAGCTCTACAAACGCTATCCTGAAATCGGCGGAATAGTTCACACTCATTCGAGAATGGCTGTCGCGTGGGCCGCAGCTGGAAGAAACATTCCCAACTATAATACAACACACAGCGACTACTTCTATGGCGATATTTTATGCTCAAGAAGCTTAACACAAGAAGAAATCGAATCTGCTTACGAAAAAAACACTGGTCTAGTTATTATCGAAACCCTCGACAACTTTAACGTCAACCCTATGCATAACCCAGGAATTTTATGTACAAACCACGGACCTTTCTCCTGGGGCAAAGATGCTCACGAGGCTGTTCATAACTCAGTAGTGTTAGAAGAAGTTGCTGCCATGGCGTTTAACGCAGAATTTTTAAACCAAAGCATTCAGCCTGCCCCTAGTTATATTGTCAACAAACATTTTATGCGCAAGCACGGACCAAACGCATACTATGGCCAAAAGTAA
- a CDS encoding L-ribulose-5-phosphate 3-epimerase gives MQKYSLGLYEKAMPNNLTIREKLDYAKKANYDYIELSIDASEDKINRIYMSKAERLSIIHDMYETEITIDSFCVSALTKYALGDPDDRISSRGIEIITGAIALAKDLGARIVMIPGYDIYFGTSTAQTRDKYIHNLRVITDQAAKYGVCLGFETMENEFMNTTQKAAEYVKIIDSPYLQIYPDSGNITNAIKTYGTDFVDDITTGHGHILALHLKETVPGKFREIPYGTGHVDFAKVISAAWKLGTRKYVTEFWDLGKEDWFADIVAANEMMRNLLDRN, from the coding sequence ATGCAAAAATACTCACTTGGTTTATATGAAAAAGCGATGCCAAACAATCTAACTATACGCGAAAAGCTAGACTATGCCAAAAAAGCCAACTACGACTATATCGAGCTCAGCATAGATGCATCCGAAGATAAAATCAACCGCATCTATATGTCAAAAGCCGAGCGACTCTCTATCATCCACGATATGTACGAAACAGAAATTACTATCGACTCTTTCTGCGTTTCTGCACTCACAAAATATGCGCTAGGAGACCCCGACGACCGCATCAGTTCTCGGGGTATAGAAATCATCACAGGGGCAATTGCCCTAGCAAAAGATCTGGGAGCGAGAATTGTTATGATCCCAGGCTATGATATATATTTTGGCACCTCTACTGCCCAAACTCGAGATAAGTACATACACAATTTGCGAGTAATAACCGATCAGGCAGCAAAGTATGGTGTGTGCTTGGGCTTTGAAACTATGGAAAACGAGTTTATGAATACCACCCAAAAAGCGGCAGAATATGTCAAAATCATAGATTCACCGTATCTACAAATTTATCCCGATAGCGGCAATATCACCAACGCCATCAAAACATATGGCACCGATTTTGTTGATGACATCACCACTGGGCATGGGCACATATTGGCACTGCATCTCAAAGAAACGGTTCCCGGAAAATTTAGAGAAATTCCATATGGAACGGGTCATGTGGATTTTGCAAAAGTAATATCTGCTGCCTGGAAGCTGGGCACTCGCAAATACGTAACCGAGTTTTGGGACTTGGGCAAAGAAGATTGGTTTGCCGACATCGTTGCCGCAAACGAAATGATGAGAAATTTATTAGATAGAAATTAA